In Nicotiana tabacum cultivar K326 chromosome 11, ASM71507v2, whole genome shotgun sequence, a single window of DNA contains:
- the LOC142166261 gene encoding UDP-rhamnose/UDP-galactose transporter 4-like, with amino-acid sequence MRSKKMSTTVKDEKKMSLDVAAWAFNIVTSVGIIIVNKALMATYGFSFATTLTGLHFATTTLMTFFLKWLGHIQNSQLPWSERLKFVLFANFSIVGMNVSLMWNSVGFYQIAKLSMIPVSCFLEIVLDNVRYSRDTKLSILLVLLGVAICTVTDVSVNAKGFIAAFIAVWSTALQQYYVHFLQRKYSLGSFNLLGHTAPIQATSLLLTGPLVDYWLTEKRVDAYNYTSISLFFIILSCTIAIGTNLSQFICIGRFTAVTFQVLGHMKTILVLILGFLFFGKEGLNLHVVFGMSIAIVGMIWYGNASSQPGGKERLPPPSTIKPEKQNRLLATELDEKV; translated from the exons ATGCGGTCAAAGAAAATGTCCACGACTGTCAAGGATGAGAAGAAAATGTCTCTTGATGTGGCAGCATGGGCATTCAATATTGTCACTTCAGTTGGAATTATTATTGTTAATAAAGCCTTAATGGCTACATATGGTTTCAGTTTCG CGACAACCTTAACTGGTCTACATTTTGCCACGACGACATTGATGACCTTTTTCCTTAAATGGCTTGGGCATATCCAGAATTCCCAACTTCCTTGGTCTGAACGACTGAAATTTGTATTGTTTGCAAACTTTTCTATTGTCGGAATGAATGTGAGTTTAATGTGGAACTCTGTCGGATTCTATCAG ATCGCAAAGCTAAGTATGATACCAGTGTCGTGCTTTTTGGAAATTGTGCTGGACAATGTGCGATACTCAAGGGACACCAAATTAAGCATTTTGTTGGTCCTACTAGGTGTTGCAATCTGTACTGTTACTGATGTAAGTGTAAATGCAAAAGGTTTTATTGCTGCCTTCATTGCGGTCTGGAGCACTGCCCTGCAGCAATAT TATGTACATTTTCTTCAGCGTAAATATTCCTTGGGATCATTCAACCTGTTGGGGCATACCGCACCAATACAGGCTACATCCCTGCTGTTAACGGGACCCCTTGTAGACTACTGGTTGACTGAGAAGAGGGTCGATGCCTATAACTATACCTCAATATCACTA TTTTTCATCATCCTATCATGTACAATAGCGATAGGGACGAACCTCAGCCAATTCATCTGCATTGGTAGATTTACAGCAGTGACATTTCAAGTGCTTGGTCATATGAAGACAATTCTTGTCCTGATTTTGGGTTTCCTCTTCTTCGGGAAAGAGGGACTCAATCTACACGTTGTCTTCGGAATGTCTATTGCAATCGTTGGCATGATATGGTATGGTAATGCTTCCTCACAACCCGGTGGAAAAGAGCGGCTACCACCTCCTTCTACCATCAAACCTGAAAAACAAAATCGCTTACTAGCAACTGAGCTCGACGAGAAAGTATAG